The DNA sequence ggcagcatacgtaggtgcctacccctccgtccgcaatcgccaccgccgaaattctctggtccgcaaagtccaccggccctgttccgcctgtccgcaatcgccaccgtcaaaatatgagaatccgcaaacgccacccgattcttagaatccgcaaacgccacgtccgcaaacgccaccgcaccgtgCAAGGaagacaaaaatattcattgaagtTCGTTTAGAGCTCATCATAAGTTAGAAATCAAATATTTCTTCTTATGTCTTGAAATCCGTCATCATCTTGTTTGTATTCATAATGACTGCGAATGATCAATACGAAAGTCTAATAACTTCAAAACTACTCAGAGAGCGGTATATTTTTGTGAATAGAAGGAactgagatggcaatactcttccCATATTATATGTCCGTTAATAGAGTATGTACACCTTGACATACATTTTCGATGGGCTCAATCATCTAAGACTACGTGGAGCCCAACAATTACACACGATACAAATAAGCGTGAtacaaaattgctgaaaatttagTTCTGGCTCTGGCTTGTAGCACCCTATACTTAATTATTTCACGAACCAATTTTAAGAAACCCTATTTCTGCAAacacatttattttaattaagttGGCAATAAACGCAGCAAAGAATAGCTGGGCCTCATTTCGCAATATctgaaactacaatttcttgctcatccgtaaaaacacttatgtgcatagggaaactaatggtgcatacgttgttttttaactgagccagaaattgtagttccgaattgcaaaatatggtccaacgccgagaaaaaaagattggtagaatttaccattccttcacgctgtattttccATGGGGTGAATTCAAAGTGGATTCTGCccgaggaatggttacctgtaccagtatatagtaacgtttacctttcttctgacAGAATGGACGCTgcgtgaaatacagcgtgaaggaatggtaaattctaccaaccTTTTTTCTCGGTGAACTCCAATCGTTAAATGTCGATCAGCGGCAACATCcctctcaatggagatgttgcatgtgtgagggaatCGCGATTTaaccattgattcttaagtaaaagttcgcgagaaacacgatggtgccactggttttctctgaaatcatctcccacgCTCataaaaagctttcaaagtgaggccaaaatggaggggatatcccaccctaccctgagaatccatctctacatcaaaacaaactctccatccaaagatagggagcaaatacattaacagggttgccgtgttttcagttgtggagtccccaaataaagtaatagccctgtcaatgtatttgctccctatctttgcatggagagtttgttctgatgtagtggtggactcgcagaatagcgtgggatatcccctccattttggcctcactttgagagctttttttgagcttgggagatgatttcagagaaaaccagtggcaccattgtgtttctcgcgaacttttacataagaatcaatggtcaaatcgcaaattcctcacacatgcaacatcaccattgccgcctccccctcccacccggCTCCGTTTTTGAGCCGAGCATGAAGGTACTTTGAGGTCCTGTCATCTTCCTGCAGATCAACATCGTGCTGAGGGATATCCTGGTGAGGATCGACGACATCAAATACTCCCACCTGAAGAACGTGATCAGTCCGCGAGAGTTCGGCCACTCCCCGCCGGACAGCGCTGGAGTCCGAGTCCTGGACGAAAAGTACACGGATGACATGAAGCGGATGATGGCACGCTACTTCTTCTACGACATCAGTGACGCCCACCGCATTCTGCGCAACTCCCGAGGAGGTATACTAGATCGTCAATTGAAACACGTctcgaaaaaaggaaatttcataacttttcttgtGAAAATGAAGAAggtgttttattctttttcaactGCACATTTCAAAATAAACCCGACGTTTTCCATctgaagtttgaaatattaatgaggTTTCTGAGAATAATTTTGGGCGCATACTGCCTCTGGTTGTATTCATCAACCGCGTGATAAGCATAGTCAAAGTAGTATTGGCCGCTAGATTCCCTGAGTATCGAAGGTGGGTGCAGACACTTTCgaccagggggaggggggaggcagCAGGAGAGGGGTTTCTGATGGGTATAATACACCAACTTCAAGTCAAAAGGGGGTTCTGACATCAGACTGCAAATTGTGTATGTTTCTTGTAGTGTGAGAGAGGTCAATCAACGTAATAGTCATACTGATGCTCCTTTGAGCTCTGGTTGAAAAGCGAACTCGAGAAAACATGGATCTTTTTCGGCTTTTAGACCCATGATTACAGCAATATATCTGACCGAGACGATTCAATGACCAACTAAAAAAAAGTACTTTCGTTTACCGTACCATATAccgtcaaaaaaaattccagaatcACAGAAATCCAAGCTGGACCTGATTCCAGCCAGCCGTTTTCCGACTCCGACACCCTTGTTTTACAATATCTTACAGGtttaattcgaaaatttcatccctggtaaaaattggcagtagaatctatgttccaaaataccatagacctaaagccggctgtaagagtttcaatagcttctgtagctggctgtacaatttcttatagccctttatagccgatggcgattaagcaacagccagacgataaagtttatgctaaacgttacaaaatacggataccaggacttagttagtttttggactaccgctctctttttgtgccgtagtatcttgaattattttgcgaggaaagctccgtacttttgaaggatgcctggcATTCTTAACAAGTTGGAGCGCATTCAATTtctcatgatactgtgcaatacctctggtgtgaaatagttgcttcagacgccgtggcacgctgcggcgcggcgggcgggcagagagtgcgaaacgcgcattggcgcctacaaacctaacagggatacttcacgcattgcgcaatgcgtgaagtatccctgttaggtttgcaggcgccagtgcgtcgccgcgcttcgtgttaggctccaatatttaatctcgcggagtcagcgtttttcaactcatgattttgaaatgtttgcacactctgtatgaattattctcattttaattgatgaaaaaaaatatgttttaaaggaaaatataatgtgtgattgtaaatattaaggtagttccgtatcgaACTTagtgatttccaaagcacacgaatttctacacaatttcttatagccttttatagccaatgacgataaagtgtaaagcccggcgataggaactatggcccgactgtatacttttttatagctttgtATAGCctggctatatgatttgctccgctttctacagccagctacatgattttcaatagctttctTTAgttggctataagaactcctatggtattttgaaacgcagctcctatcgccaatttttaccagggattacATACATTCATATTTGAAAACGCAGGGAACCACATCTACGGCGCGACGGACTTCGCTCTGGAGGTGTTGAACCTGCGTGAGGCCCATATGCACCTGAGCGAGGCGCTGTACCTGCTGAACAAACTGTTCAGCGCCCAGCTGTTTCTGACGCTGTGCCTCTGTTTCTGCTGCACCTTGCTCGACATCAACTACGAGATCTTCGGTTACTTCGACGGCCGAATCGGCAAGCTCAAGTTTGCTGTCGTCATCTGGGTCCTCGGATTCTCTCTTCGCTTCATCACCGTCGTCGCTGTCGCCAATCGCACTTGTCTCAAAGTAAGGGgtgcttttcaaaaaattcgtaaatttcAAAAACGAAATCTTAAGAAAATACTTTTGTTTCAGGAGACTCTTCGTAgacattttttcaggtaaaatttaagtcaaggaagttttaaaaaaaaactcttgaaatacTTAAACTCTGctgtcattggcggatccagcaaattggcaacaatgttcTTCACCATTTAAAcgaatggaaatgtatcgattcttggaggggccaggtgctccgacaagaatcgattatttaacataagtttaaatggagggaatctggcgttgccaaattgctaaatCCACCTCTGTCTGCTGTTGTTTTTTAACActaaaatgtcttaaaaaaaaaatttaaaaaaaatcataaaaaggTACGTAgtaatttttcaggggctgccCCTAAAATTACGTGAcgcgatttttctgattttttgacacccgcTCTCCCCTTGTAACGGTGATTCAAACACCCTTAAAATAATTACGTAATATTTGCCTCAATAACTCCTcatcccccccttttttcaaaataaaaaaaaaaactcgagctTTACGTTTGTATGGCCCCAATAAGTCCATGATTTGGCGAAGCAGCTGCTTATAAATTAAATGCAATTATGATTTGGAAAATGAATATGTTAAGCACTAAATTAAGAAGTGTGTGCTTCAGGAAAGAATAGTTGAAAAGGAATGTTGTGAAAAATGTAAGTGAAAAAATGAGCACTGACGACAATTAATGGTGATCCAAAAATATACACAAAAACGTATAAAACCCGTCGCGTGTCTACCGCGGTTATCTGTGACCATAACGCCATGTCAGTTCGCCCTCTTTTGTAGTGTACGCAACATGGGCTCACATGTGGTCGGATATTAGTATCATAGTAGAATGGCACCTTAGTCGGAGTGTACACAAAATATAGCTTTTTACCGGTCAATATCGAAGACGTGTCTTTAACgtcatgtcagttcgccttcaatttttagagtaggcaacatgggctcctacgtggtcgaatagtggtatcgtgaAGTGGTACGCGTGCTTAAAACATCACGGTCGCGAGAAAGTGACTTAAAGCTTCAGTAGCTCGTTCTGTAATGattctaatggagatgttgcatgtgtgagggatttgcggtttgactgttgattcttatgtaaaagttcgcgagaaacacgatggtgccactggttttctctgaaatcaactcccaagctcaaaaaaagctctcgagttggggccaaaatggaggggatattccacgctttcctgagagtccgcacctctacatcaagacaaactctccatgcaaagatagggagcaaatactcgcgataaattgcgatttaattggagaatgtatcgcgattttatcgacgtcgcgatttattgcaatattatcgggagaaaaatcgcgataaattgcaacaaaatcgcgatattatcgaacgcgattttatagagataaaattgcaataaattgcaatttttcattaacgcatgaatgacgcatatgaaagatgtttctattccgccgccgccgtttttaccgagatccgttggtaacttaaccatctcatttttttttatcaattattagtataatgttacaaagacagactggtaagcttacctgaaaaccggtatttttactgattttttcaggtaagaataccacttttattggtaatcaatccccggtaactttaccattttatctcggtaattctaccacagtcgataaaaactattggcgtttttcccaaggtccatcggtaactttgccatctcactattattggtaattttacagagacagaatgatgagattaccaatagaaccttattttaccaaccgtatttcaaggtatgaaataaaatacagaggagggaaaattaaaaaaaaaaaaaaaaaaaaaaaaaaaaaaaaaaaaaaaaaaaaaatccaatgaaaaatcggtgtcagtcaacgcaaagacataagttgtgaggttgcgaagcgccgatccatgtataagaggcttcaattcgcacacgcaagtcatatagcggtcatagcatagtgacaatgtgctggccttccaccgtagcgattggggttcgaatccccgcggaggctccggggattttacgctcgtcttcgtcaaaggacctgacggctgaacctaacggcaatcggctgacaactttaaccccttttttttggcgattttatcaatcgctaggatcatcaacatctgagcgatcatcctcgatcttatcgcgataaaatcgcaattttttcgggccgataaaatcgcaataaaatcgcgaaaagatcgaggataatcgctcaaatgttgatgatcctagcgattttatcgccgataaaatcgaggataatcgcgactttatactgacagggctgccactttatttgggaactctaagactgaaaacacggcatctctgctaatgtattttctccctatctttggcatggagagttcgtcttgatgtgaaggtggactctcaggatagcgtgggatatcccctccattttggcctcaacttgagagctattttgagcttgggagttgatttcagag is a window from the Bemisia tabaci chromosome 5, PGI_BMITA_v3 genome containing:
- the LOC140224635 gene encoding putative gustatory receptor 28b, whose translation is MHLSEALYLLNKLFSAQLFLTLCLCFCCTLLDINYEIFGYFDGRIGKLKFAVVIWVLGFSLRFITVVAVANRTCLKAKYAGTLVTSMANRFLDDDTKEELMLFSKHVLSNEFEFTACGFFALNMGLVTSAIATGTTYLVILLQFQP